Proteins from one Deinococcus actinosclerus genomic window:
- a CDS encoding NUDIX domain-containing protein, with translation MTRSAFIDLSPSLDRVGRACAWIEREDGFVLMTGLEWGGWTLPGGGIHPGETPEVAAAREAWEEAGARAEVAGDPFPIVGVSGAPSVCVPLHLTRLEPSPEGRPVAWVDPRSLPWAEDHQLRQGLAARGQTPAHLLAPPLVQTAVDAAQTAGFTRSCSPEVGALLRTLAAARPGGRLLELGTGLGVGAAWLLSGLPDSGRLLSVDWDGTRVGRAWTVLRADPRVRVLLGDWHDALLEAPFDLIFADCAAAKTPDTLPALARALRPGGTLILDNLTPRARLDGAWHAGDPLRDAAFTHPQLCVSEVQVSSRECVLLATRTT, from the coding sequence ATGACCCGCTCCGCCTTCATCGACCTGTCCCCCAGCCTGGACCGGGTGGGCCGCGCCTGCGCGTGGATCGAACGCGAGGACGGCTTCGTCCTGATGACCGGCCTGGAGTGGGGCGGCTGGACGCTGCCGGGCGGCGGCATCCACCCCGGCGAGACGCCCGAGGTGGCGGCGGCCCGTGAGGCGTGGGAGGAGGCGGGCGCGCGCGCCGAGGTCGCGGGCGACCCGTTCCCGATCGTGGGGGTCAGTGGCGCCCCGAGCGTCTGCGTGCCCCTGCACCTGACCCGCCTGGAACCCAGCCCGGAGGGCCGCCCCGTCGCGTGGGTGGATCCCCGCTCGCTGCCGTGGGCGGAGGATCACCAGCTGCGCCAAGGTCTCGCGGCGCGCGGGCAGACGCCGGCGCACCTGCTGGCCCCGCCCCTCGTACAGACGGCCGTGGACGCGGCGCAGACCGCCGGATTCACGCGCTCCTGCTCGCCGGAGGTGGGGGCGCTGCTGCGCACGCTGGCCGCCGCGCGGCCCGGTGGGCGACTGCTGGAACTCGGCACGGGCCTGGGCGTGGGCGCGGCATGGCTGCTCTCGGGCCTGCCCGATTCGGGACGGCTGCTGAGCGTGGACTGGGACGGCACGCGTGTGGGCCGGGCCTGGACGGTGCTGCGCGCCGATCCGCGCGTGCGGGTGCTGCTGGGCGACTGGCACGACGCGCTGCTGGAGGCCCCGTTCGACCTGATCTTCGCGGACTGCGCGGCGGCCAAGACCCCGGACACGCTGCCGGCCCTGGCGCGCGCCCTGCGGCCCGGCGGGACACTGATTCTGGACAACCTCACGCCCCGCGCCCGGCTGGACGGGGCGTGGCACGCGGGCGACCCGCTGCGCGACGCGGCATTCACGCACCCGCAGCTCTGCGTGAGCGAGGTGCAGGTCAGCTCCCGCGAGTGCGTCCTCCTCGCCACGAGGACCACGTGA
- a CDS encoding histidine phosphatase family protein, translating into MTGELHLTILRHGRSRADDENVHEGTCDSPLTPAGEAQAAALATYWQAHPPGFNRAYTSTLARAHDTARIVTDALGVPLTPTDLLREWDNGPLAGMGREEALARYPIPAFRHDLDPFTPDGGESQAAIRARALHALELVWQGGGQRVLVVTHGGFGNSLLRELLGASRGWVAFGDTAFATLRLSRGHHTAVLTGVNLDPHL; encoded by the coding sequence GTGACCGGCGAGCTGCACCTGACCATCCTGCGTCACGGCCGCAGCCGCGCCGACGACGAGAACGTCCACGAGGGCACCTGCGACAGTCCCCTGACCCCGGCCGGGGAGGCGCAGGCGGCGGCGCTGGCCACGTACTGGCAGGCGCACCCGCCGGGGTTCAACCGGGCGTACACCTCCACGCTGGCCCGGGCGCACGACACCGCCCGCATCGTCACGGACGCGCTGGGCGTCCCGCTGACCCCCACCGACCTCCTGCGGGAATGGGACAACGGCCCGCTGGCCGGGATGGGCCGCGAGGAGGCCCTGGCGCGCTACCCCATTCCCGCGTTCCGGCACGACCTCGACCCGTTCACCCCGGACGGCGGCGAGTCGCAGGCGGCCATCCGCGCCCGCGCTCTGCACGCCCTGGAACTCGTCTGGCAGGGCGGCGGGCAGCGCGTGCTGGTCGTCACGCACGGTGGCTTCGGGAACAGCCTGCTGCGCGAACTGCTCGGCGCCTCGCGCGGGTGGGTCGCGTTCGGGGACACCGCCTTCGCCACGCTGCGCCTCAGCCGGGGCCACCACACGGCCGTGCTGACCGGGGTGAACCTCGACCCGCACCTCTAA